The Halanaerobium praevalens DSM 2228 genome contains a region encoding:
- a CDS encoding MurR/RpiR family transcriptional regulator produces MKAILKIKEMFNYFTKTEEKIAKYILNNKEIVSKSSVKELAKFTNSSPASVVRFCKKLDYQGYQDFKIALIKDMQNFANENETKIYDDISVDDEIEEIMEKLAYDNINVIKNTINLLAISELKKAVAAIEKAANIYIFGIGASGLVAKDLEYKLMRIKKQVFYYSDTHAQLSLAANLDSNDLAIAISYSGESLEVCEALKIAKTRGAETIAISKYGENPLSEIAEIKLQVAGSEKNLRLGAITSRIAQLVAIDILFVAFAKNDFSKIRDYLKNTRESVKQFKID; encoded by the coding sequence ATGAAGGCTATATTAAAAATAAAAGAGATGTTTAATTATTTTACTAAAACAGAAGAAAAGATAGCAAAATATATTTTAAATAATAAAGAAATAGTCAGTAAATCTTCAGTTAAAGAATTAGCAAAATTCACTAACAGCAGTCCAGCTTCTGTAGTGAGATTTTGCAAAAAATTAGATTACCAAGGTTATCAAGATTTTAAAATAGCTTTAATTAAAGATATGCAGAATTTTGCCAATGAAAATGAAACAAAGATTTATGATGATATATCAGTAGATGACGAAATTGAAGAAATAATGGAAAAATTAGCTTATGATAATATAAATGTTATTAAAAATACTATCAATTTATTAGCTATTTCGGAATTAAAAAAAGCAGTAGCAGCAATTGAGAAAGCCGCTAATATTTATATTTTTGGGATAGGAGCTTCTGGTTTAGTGGCAAAAGATTTAGAATATAAATTAATGAGAATTAAAAAACAAGTTTTTTATTATTCCGATACCCATGCTCAACTATCTTTAGCAGCTAATCTAGATAGTAATGATTTGGCAATTGCAATTTCTTATAGTGGAGAGAGCTTAGAGGTTTGTGAAGCTTTAAAAATTGCAAAAACTAGAGGAGCTGAGACTATTGCAATTAGTAAATATGGAGAAAATCCTCTAAGTGAAATCGCTGAAATAAAATTACAAGTTGCTGGAAGTGAAAAAAATCTTCGGCTTGGAGCAATTACATCTAGAATAGCTCAGCTGGTAGCAATTGATATTTTGTTTGTAGCTTTTGCTAAAAATGATTTTAGTAAAATAAGAGATTATTTAAAAAACACTCGAGAAAGTGTTAAACAATTCAAAATTGATTAA
- a CDS encoding MupG family TIM beta-alpha barrel fold protein has protein sequence MLGISVYAGLEISLEENIQYLEKASKLGIKNVFLSLHIPEVNNNFINEISTLILKINKLNFNLTADISKKYYDKLDLKKFNFEALRLDFGFNNQEIAKISQNSDYKINLNASTIKESDLKEIIAAGAKLENFEASHNYYPRKETGLSEELLIKKNNLLKRYGLKISGFVPAKYKKRPPIKAGLPSLEKHRFLEPLIAAQDLLSLGIDKVYIGDSRASKTELADFALVNKKYWIIPIEIKSKISFEEKRLLSLTHQNRQDPGEYLIRSETARKHLKKKIKPKNNNSKRFKYAVTIDNYNYQRYEGDLNILKKEYSADKRVNIAADAGNSALIIEKIKEGDRFKFKI, from the coding sequence ATGCTAGGAATTTCAGTTTATGCAGGTTTAGAAATCAGTTTAGAAGAAAATATTCAATATCTAGAAAAAGCAAGTAAATTAGGCATCAAAAATGTTTTTTTATCTCTTCATATACCAGAAGTAAATAATAATTTTATAAATGAAATAAGCACATTAATTTTAAAAATAAATAAACTTAATTTTAATTTAACAGCAGATATTTCAAAAAAATATTATGATAAATTAGATTTAAAGAAGTTTAACTTTGAGGCACTTCGGTTAGATTTTGGTTTTAATAATCAAGAAATTGCTAAAATTAGTCAAAATAGTGACTATAAAATTAATCTTAATGCAAGTACAATTAAAGAGTCTGATTTAAAAGAAATTATTGCTGCGGGAGCAAAATTAGAAAATTTTGAAGCATCTCACAACTACTATCCAAGAAAAGAAACTGGATTATCAGAAGAATTATTAATTAAAAAAAATAATTTATTAAAACGCTATGGATTGAAAATTTCTGGCTTTGTACCAGCAAAATATAAAAAAAGACCTCCAATTAAAGCTGGACTTCCAAGTTTAGAAAAACATCGATTTTTAGAACCTTTAATTGCTGCTCAAGACTTATTAAGTTTAGGAATTGATAAAGTGTATATAGGTGATAGTAGGGCATCTAAAACTGAATTAGCAGATTTTGCTTTAGTAAATAAGAAGTACTGGATTATACCAATAGAAATTAAAAGTAAAATAAGTTTTGAAGAAAAAAGATTATTGAGCTTAACACATCAAAACCGACAAGATCCTGGTGAATATCTAATTCGATCTGAAACTGCAAGAAAACATTTGAAAAAGAAAATAAAACCTAAGAATAATAATAGTAAAAGATTTAAATATGCTGTTACAATAGACAATTATAATTATCAAAGGTATGAAGGGGATCTAAATATTTTAAAAAAAGAATATTCAGCTGACAAAAGAGTAAATATAGCAGCTGATGCAGGAAATTCAGCCTTAATCATTGAAAAAATTAAAGAAGGAGATAGATTTAAATTTAAAATTTAG